The Tumebacillus sp. BK434 region AGATATACCGGTCGCAGATCGGCAAGGAGGTGCAGTAGCATGGCGAACGCTTCGAAACGGCAGGAGCAGGCGCCGCCCGCGCCGGCGATTCCGGGGCGGCCGGGCGGATTTGGCCAGCGAAACGGCCCGGTCGTGAAGCCGAAAAATTTCAAAGCCACGCTGAAACGGCTCTGGGACTATTTCGGCAAAGAGCGCAAGATGCTGTCCCTGATCTTCGGGCTGATCCTCGTCGATGCGGTGATCATGTTTACCGCGCCGTATCTGATCGGCCGCGCGGTCGACGCGATGTCGGCCGACGGGAGCCAGGATTTTGGCCTGTTGGAAGTGACGGTGCTGGTGCTGCTCACCGCGTATGTCGCCGATGCGGCGCTGACGTTTTTGCAAGGCTGGCTGATGGCCGGCGTGGCGCAGCGGATCGTGAAAAATCTGCGCGGGTCGCTGTTTGCCAAACTGCAGAAGCTGCCCGTTGCCTTTTTTGACACGCGCACGCACGGGGAACTGATGAGCCGCTTGTCCAACGACATCGACAACGTGAGCAATACGATCTCGCAGTCGACGACACAGCTGATGTCCGGCTCGATTTTGATCCTCGGGACACTGGGGATGATGATCGCGCTGAGCCCGGTGCTGACGCTGGCGACGCTGTTCACCATCCCGCTCGTCTTCTGGCTGACCCGCTCGATTGCCAAACGCACGCGGGTGCTGTTCAAGAACCAGCAGATCGAGCTCGGCAAGCTGAACGGCCATATCGAAGAGACGGTCACCGGGCTGCAGGTGGTCAAAGCGTTCAACCATGAGCACAAGGTGATCGAAGAGTTTGAAGCGGTGAACCAGCGGCTGCGCGAAGTGGGCTTGAAGGCGCAGATCTGGTCGGGTTTTCTGATGCCGATCATGAACGTGATCAACAACCTCGGCTTTGCGGTCGTCGCCGTGGTCGGGGCGGTGCTGGCGATCCAGGGCGATGTGACGATCGGGATCATCGCCAGCTTCTTGACCTACTCGCGGCAGTTTGTCCGGCCGTTGAACGACTTGGCGAACACCTTTAACGTCTTGCAGTCGGGCGTCGCCGGGGCGGAGCGGGTGTTTGAAGTGCTCGACGAGCAGGAAGAGCCGGCCGACCGCCCGGGCGCGGTGGAACTGAAAGACCCGAAAGGCCATGTCGTGTTCGAAAACGTGAGCTTTGGCTATCGGCCGGACGTACCGATCTTGCAGGACGTCAGCTTCGAATCTCCGCAAGGCACCAGCACGGCGCTGGTCGGGCCGACGGGGGCGGGCAAGACGACGGTGGTCAACCTCTTGACCCGCTTTTATGATGTGACGGGCGGGACGATCTATCTGGACGGACGGGACATCCGCGATTACACGCGGGACAGCTTGCGCAAAAGCTTTGGCATCGTGCTGCAGGACACCTACCTGTTCTCGGGGACGATCAAGGAAAACATCAAATACGGACGCCCCGATGCGACCGACGAGGAAGTGGAGACGGCGGCGAAGATGGCGAATGCGGACGTGTTCATCAAGCGCCTGCCCAAGCAGTATGACACGCAGCTCTCCGAAAACGGCAGCAACTTGAGCCAGGGGCAGCGCCAACTGCTCGCCATCGCGCGGGTGATCCTCGCCAAGCCGGGACTTTTGATCCTCGATGAGGCTACGAGCAGCATCGACACGCGCACCGAGCTGCACATTCAGGAGGCGCTGCTGCAGATCCAGCAAGGGCGTACCTCGTTTCTGATCGCACACCGTCTGAACACGATCCGCGATGCGGACACGATCATGGTCGTCGATCAAGGTCACATCGTCGAGCAGGGCAGCCATGATCAGCTGATCGAGCAGCAGGGACGGTACTACAACATGTTTGTCAACCAGTTCAAGAACCTTGAATCTGCGCTAGAGGACGATGAAAAAGGCCGCGGACTCGCTTGAGTCTGCGGCCTTTTCCGCTCTTGATTGGCATATTTCAACATTTAGTGACATTTCATGTAGATGTAAGCCGCGACAAAAGGAGGAAGTTATATGCCGAAACGGATCTGCATCGACCCCGGCCATGGCGGGTACGACCCGGGCGCAGTGGCCAAAGGGGTGCGGGAAAAGGACATCACGCTAAAAATCGGGCTTCAGTTGCGCGACCTGCTCCGCAAGGCTGGTTTTGAAGTGCTGATGACACGGGAGGCTGACGTGTCGCCGGGTGGCTACCCGCAGGTCGCAGCCGACCTGCGGGAGCGCTGCCGCATCGCAAATACTAAGCAAGTGGACGTGTTTCTGTCCCTCCATGTCAACGCCGGGGGCGGGCGCGGCGCCGAGATCTATGTCTATGGCCAGGGCGGCCCGATCGCCAGTTTGGCGAAAGGCGTGATCACAGGCGTCTCGACGATCTGCGGCACGCATGGACAGGCGGTGCGCGACGGTGGTCCGAACGGCACGGGTTTCGCCGTGATCTGCAACACAGAAGCGGATGCGATGCTGCTGGAGATCGGCTTTATCGACTCGGACGATCTGCAGAAAATTCAAGCGAATCTTGATAAATTCGCCCCGCTGATCTGCCGTGCGTTTTGTGAGTTTTACAAGCTGAAGGTTCCGGACGATCGTGCGGACGATCAGGAGCCGCCGGTGCCGCAAATGCTCGACCGCCAAGCGGTCGACCTGGTCATCGCCCAGCTGGGTGCGCTGACCAAGACGGGGACGGACGAGGTGCTGGTCGCCTGCAACTATGCGGCTAACTCGCTGCGCCGCGCGCTGTCCTTGCCGATCACCCAGAACAAAGGCATCCCGACTCCCCGCGCGGCCGATCGCGTGATCGACGTGTTGGGCGCGCTGTGGATGTGTGCGGAGGACGAGGACATCCAAGACGCCTACCACTATGCGGCCGATGCGCTGCGGGCGGTGCAGTCGCAGCGCTTCATCGGCTGAGCTACTTCAGTTCCTGACAGACCATGTTCACGCTGCCGAACGAAGGGGCGCGGTTTTTGTTTGCCTGCAGCTGATTTATGGTAAGCTATGGGCAAAGGAGGAAAGGAACTGATGGCCTCTCATTTTTTTACCAAATTAGGTTTGGCGCTTTTTCTCGGCCTTCTCATAGGGATCGATCGCCAGCTGCGCAACAAGCCGCTCGGTGTGAAGACGAGCATGGTGATCTCGGTGGCGAGCTGCCTGATCACGATTGTGTCGATCGAGTCGGTGCACCGCTATTCAGAGCCGGGCCACACCACGATGGACCCGATGCGCCTCGCCGCCCAGATCGTCAGCGGGGTCGGCTTCCTCGGCGCGGGCGTGATCTTGCGCCGCGGCGATGATGTGATCTCCGGTCTCACCACCGCCTCGATGGTCTGGGCGGCGTCCGGGCTTGGCATCGCCGTTGGCGCAGGCTTCTATCTGGAGTCGATCACCGCGATGGTGCTGATCATCCTCGCGATCAACCTCTTTCCGGCCTTCATCAAGCGCGTGGGGCCGAGCTCGCTGCGGGAGCGGGACTTGTCGGTCAAACTGATCGTCGATGTGGACAGCAGCGAAGAGCTCGACCAGATCTTCAAACAGATCAAGCATCTCGACATGCAGGTTCGGCGCGTGAAAATCAAAGACTACGAGCAAGACTACCAGCTCTTAGAGATGATCCTCATCGCGCCGAAAGACCGCTACACCACCGATGTCTACGTCTCGCTGAAAAGCCTGCCGCACATCGTGACAGTGGAAGTGCACAGCAAGTAGAAGCAAAAGGGAGCAGAGGAGGGAGCAGGATGGAAAGACAGATCACGTCGGAGTGCGGCCGAGCCCTTGTCGGGCAGGTGCGCGAGATCGCGCTGCGGCTGCCGGAAGCGACGGAGGCGGTGGACAAGTTTGGGCATACGTCGTTTCGGGTGCAGGACAAGCCGTTTGTGATGATGGGCGAAAGCGCAAAAGGCACTTCGCTTTCCTTGAAAGTGCTGAAGGAGACGCAGGAAGTGCTGCTGCAACGCCCGGGCTTCACGAAGACGCCGTACATCGGGCAGCACGGCTGGGTCTCGCTGGATACGAACTCAGCGCTGGACTGGCACGAGATTGGAGAACTGATCACCGAAGGCTACCTGCGCAGCGCGCCGAAGCGCCTGCAGAAACAAGTAATGACGCCCTAGCGACAGGGCGTCATTTTTTATTCGTGCTGCAGTTTTTCCAAGATGGCGAGCGGTAGTTCGAAGCGGCAGGTCTTCAGCGGGTCGACGACCTGGCAGATCTGCAGATTGCCGCCGATGCTGAGCAGGGCGCCCGCTTCATGCTTGTTCAAGCCGCATTCCGTCTCCAGATACTGCACCATGTTCCGGGTCGCCGTCGACGCCGCATCGTCGAGCAGGTGCGCGGAGGCGATGGTGTAGAGGTGGGTGTCCGTCTTCGCCATCGGCAGCGGCCACGTTTTGCCTTTGACCACCGTCAAGGTCACCGTGACTTCGCCTGCGATCTCCACGCCGCAGACGCCGACTTCGCCGTCGCCCATCGCTGCGTGCAGGTCGCCGAGCGCAAACAGCGCCCCCGGCACGTTGACCGGCAAGTACAAGGTCGTGCCTTCCCGGATCACTTTGCAGTCCATGTTGCCGCCGTGGCGGTCGGGCGTGCCGCAGGAGACCGGGTCGCCGGCCGGCGCGGTGCCGATCACGCCGATCATCGGATTCAGCGGTAACGACAAGCGCTCAGAAAAAACGGCCGTGCCGTCCTGAATCGGAATCATCCGGATCACGTTCTCTTCCAGCAAGTCCCCGATCACGCCAAGGCCCGGTCCGGTGACCATCACGCCGCGGTCGCCGATCGCGATCTGTTCGATCTGCACCTGCAGGATATCGCCAGGCTCTGCCCCCTCCACAAAAACCGGGCCGGTCGCCGGATTGATCCGGTCCCAGTCCAGCTCGGCAAACGGCGTATCGGTTGCCGTAATCTGATTCTCGAAACAATCGCAAGTCTCAAACACCACACGCGCGCCGTCTTCCACCGTCAGCACGGGCGCATGCTCGGCCGACATCGCGTAGATCAGCTCGCGTTTTGATACTCGGTACATGGCAGACACCTCTTTTTCGCAGTTCTATGTTCTTGTATCCTAATTTCGACCTGAGTGGAAGCGGCACCTTGCGGCTGCTTCAGTTTTTCGCAGTCGATTGGGCAGATTTTACGTTGATACTGCTTGGCAACTTCTTCGATCGCAACGTGCAACAGTGGCTGCACATGGTGGTAAAATAGGGGCATGAGGTGAGAAACTTGAATCTGCAAGCCTATCAGCAAATGGTCAGCTCGATCAGCCAGCTCCTGCCCGCAGAGGCATCGATTGCGCTGTCCGATCAGTCTCAATACCTGTTATACCGACCCAGCGGTGCGATCAACTTGAACATCCATCCCGGCGACCCGTTGAAGCACGGGTCGATCGCCGAACAGACGCTGGCGGCGGGGAACAAAGTCGCTCATTTCGTGTCGCCCGAACTGTTTGGCGTCCCGTACTACGGATTGGGCACGCCGCTCTATGATGAACACAACCGCGTGATCGGCGCGATGACCCTGATCGTACCGCCGGAGCGCTCACATCTGTTTCCGGCGATCCCACGTGTGGAATACATCGCTGGCCATGCTGACAACCGGATCGTGCCGGTGCATGAAAGCGAGATCGCCTACTTCTCCAGCAACGAAGGCACGACCTACATGCACACCCAAACGGAAGTCTTCAAAGTCAAACAGACCCTGCAGGCGCTGGAATGGCTCTTGCCGAGCCACCAGTTCATTCGCTGCCACCGCGCGTTTCTCGTCAACATCGGCTGGATCGGCGAGATCCAGCGCCATTTCCATTCGACCTTTCTGCTGCGGATGAAAGACGAGCCGGAATCAAAGCTTCCGGTCAGTCAAAAATATGCGAGCGCGTTTCGCAGCTTGCTCGGCTTTTAGAGGAGGCAAACAGCCTCCTTTTTTCTGTTTTGACCCCCGATTCTGCTGTTCTGCGCCAAAAGCGAGACGAGCTCTTCCTGCCGGTGCTAGAATTGTGAAAGCGTTATCATATGGTCATTGGGGGTCATAGAGATGATGGAACAACGGATACGAAATCGAGCTTTTTTCGATAAAATAATGAGTTCTGAACAAGCTTCCCTGCTGATCAAAGACGGCATGACGGTAGGTCTCAGCGGCTTTACCCGCTCCGGCGACGCGAAAGTCGTGCCGTTGGCTTTGGCCGATCGCGTGCAGAAGAGCGGTGAACAACTAAAAATCAACCTGATCACCGGCGCTTCGATCGGCGATGAAGTGGACGGCGTGCTCGCCGAAGCCGGCCTGATCCACAAGCGCTTGCCGTTCCAAAACGAGCGCAAGATGCGCGGCAAAATCAACGCCGGCGAACTGCTGTTCATCGACCAGCATCTCTCGCATACTGCGGAGCAGGTGCGCAGCGGCTTCCTGCCGCCGATCGACGTGGCGATTTTGGAAATCGTCGCGATCACCGAAGAAGGATTCATCATTCCGTCAACGTCGGTTGGCAACTCGTCCATCTTTGCGGAGCTGGCCGGACAGATCATTCTGGAGTTGAACGTCGCCCAGCCGCTGGGGCTGGAAGGGCTGCACGACATTTACGAGCCGGGGCAGCGCGGACAGCGCCAGCCGATCCCGATGACTTCGGTCGAGCAGCGCATCGGTACGCCGTATATCAAGATCGATCCGGACAAAGTGGCGGCAGTCGTGATCACCGAAAAATCGGACTCGACTTCGGCGATCAAAGCGCCGGACGAAGAGACGGAAGTGATGGCCGGGCACCTGATCGACTTTTTCGAGCAGGAAGTAAAAAAGGGGCGCCTGCCGCGCAGCCTGGCACCGCTGCAGTCGGGCATCGGGTCGGTGGCGAACGCAGTCTTGCACGGGTTCTTGAAATCGGATTGCACCGATCTGGAAGTGTATTCGGAAGTGCTGCAGGACGCGGTGTTCGATTTGATGGATGCTGGCAAGGTGAAATTTGCCTCCGCCTGCTCGATCACCTTGTCGCCGGAGCGGGCGGCCGATGTGATCCCGAACATCGACAAGTACCGCGACCGCATCCTCTTGCGGCCGCAGGAAATCTCCAACCACCCGGAGATCATCCGCCGTCTGGGCTTGATCTGCATCAACACGGCGATCGAATGCGACATTTACGGCAACGTGAATTCGACGCACGTGATGGGCACGAACATGATGAACGGTATCGGCGGCTCAGGCGATTTTGCCCGCAATGCGCTGCTCGGCGTGTTTGTCACCAAGTCGACCGCCAAGGACGGCAAGATCTCCTCCATCGTGCCGTTTGTCTCCCATGTCGACCACACCGAGCATGATGTCGACCTGATCGTCACCGAACAGGGCCTCGCCGACCTGCGCGGCCTTGCGCCCCGCGAACGGGCGAAAGTGGTGATCAACAACTGCGCGCATCCGCTGTACAAGGATGCCCTGCTCGACTATTACAACGCTGCTGTCAAGCGCGGCGGGCACACGCCGCATCTACTGGAAGAAGCGTTGGGCTGGCATGCGAACTATTTGCAGACCGGCTCAATGATGTAAAAGCTGAAAGCTGCACACTCGAGAACGCCACAGGAAATTTCCTGTGGCGTTTTCAGTTTTTGTGATAAAATACGACATAAACAAATATTGGGAATGAGGCGAATGTGCCGACATCTCGAGTGAAGATGCAGGGGAGAATGGGGAAGGGAATGTGGGTAGATGATAAAAAAACGTTTTCGGAGCGGCCTGTCGCTCTTGGTCGTGCTGGCGGCGCTTCAGGTGTCGGCGGTCGGTTCGGCTAGTGCCGGTCAGGTGGTACAGGTGACGGAGGGGATTCAATATGCGGTCAAACTGCCCCGGCCCTACGTGATCCGCACGGCGACGCGCAGTGAAGTCTGGACGAGCGAAGTGCCGATCTTGGAATATCATGCGTTTTCGAAGCAGCAGAAGCAAGACGTGTGGTACGTCGCCGCCGATGCGTTTGAGAAGCAGCTGCGCTATCTGGCGGAGCACGGGTACAACTCGATCTCGTTTCAGGATCTGGCCAAAGCCTGGTACGAGAATCGTCCCTTGCCGCCTAAGCCGGTGATCCTTTCGATTGATGACGGCTATATGAACAACTATACGATCGCCTATCCCTTGTTGAAGAAATACAAGATGAAAGCGGTGATCTTCCTCACCACGAACATGATCGGGGCCGATGCCAATCATGTTGGCTGGCGGGAGATTCAGGAGATGGAAGCGAGCGGCCTGGTGACGTTTGAAGCGCACGGGGTCAGCCATCAATACCTGACCAAAATCCCCGAGGCGCAAGCAAGGCGGGAAGTGTTCGAAGCGAAGCGGGTGTTGGACGAGCGGTTGGAGCATCCGGTCGTTGCCTTCAGCTATCCGGGCGGCTATAACAGCCCGAAGATCCGCAGCACGGTCAAAGAGGCCGGCTACCTGTTCGGCACGGTGGCCAAAGGCGGCTATGCATCGATGTCGCAAGGCGCGTATGAACTGCACCGCATCATCGTCAACGGGAAAGAGCCTCCCTACCAGTTTGTGAAGAGCCTGAAGTAGCACAGAGAAAATAGAAAGAGCTTGGTATCGGCCGATACCAAGCTCTGTTTGTGTTCGATTCGTCTAGGAGAACCAGATTCAACTACCGGAAACATCGCAAGCCCTACCTCTCTTGCGACCATATGGCTCCGAAGACCATGCCTGTTTGAATCCTAGTTCACTTGTGTGAAGCATTTCGAGCAACGTATACAAAATTCTTCTCTATCAATCCGATTCTCAAACGATCGTCGTTGTGACTTGCGGGAATGTAATGCAATACTTTCAGCAGTAGACAGCTTATATTATATCCCGCGTTGGGCCAAGAGTCAATGGCTTTCTCAAGCAGATGTGATCAGCTGAGTTACGATGAGCCGTCTCTACTCGCTGAGTGTGAGGGCGTGATAAGATAGATTGTAGTACACGAAGGTAACGGAGGTTTTGAAAAATGGGTGGATCTTGGGAGGATAGCTATACGGGACAGCTGCGCAAGCGGGTCGGTCATCAGAAGTTGATCATCCCGTCTGTGCGGGCGGTGATTTTGAATGAGCAGGGCGATGCGCTGTACATCGCGCGACGCGGTGAAGGGTCGTGGGGCATGCCGGCTGGGTCGATCGAGCTGGAGGAGACGATTTTCCAGTGCCTGCAGCGGGAAGTGTTGGAAGAGACCGGGCTTCGCGTGCTGTCGGCAGTGCCGTTTGCGGTGTACACGTCTCCCGATTTGTCGATCACCAACCGGTTTGGCGATGCGTATCAACTGTTTGAGTTTGCTTTTCG contains the following coding sequences:
- a CDS encoding MmcQ/YjbR family DNA-binding protein — translated: MERQITSECGRALVGQVREIALRLPEATEAVDKFGHTSFRVQDKPFVMMGESAKGTSLSLKVLKETQEVLLQRPGFTKTPYIGQHGWVSLDTNSALDWHEIGELITEGYLRSAPKRLQKQVMTP
- a CDS encoding MgtC/SapB family protein — its product is MASHFFTKLGLALFLGLLIGIDRQLRNKPLGVKTSMVISVASCLITIVSIESVHRYSEPGHTTMDPMRLAAQIVSGVGFLGAGVILRRGDDVISGLTTASMVWAASGLGIAVGAGFYLESITAMVLIILAINLFPAFIKRVGPSSLRERDLSVKLIVDVDSSEELDQIFKQIKHLDMQVRRVKIKDYEQDYQLLEMILIAPKDRYTTDVYVSLKSLPHIVTVEVHSK
- a CDS encoding ABC transporter ATP-binding protein; amino-acid sequence: MANASKRQEQAPPAPAIPGRPGGFGQRNGPVVKPKNFKATLKRLWDYFGKERKMLSLIFGLILVDAVIMFTAPYLIGRAVDAMSADGSQDFGLLEVTVLVLLTAYVADAALTFLQGWLMAGVAQRIVKNLRGSLFAKLQKLPVAFFDTRTHGELMSRLSNDIDNVSNTISQSTTQLMSGSILILGTLGMMIALSPVLTLATLFTIPLVFWLTRSIAKRTRVLFKNQQIELGKLNGHIEETVTGLQVVKAFNHEHKVIEEFEAVNQRLREVGLKAQIWSGFLMPIMNVINNLGFAVVAVVGAVLAIQGDVTIGIIASFLTYSRQFVRPLNDLANTFNVLQSGVAGAERVFEVLDEQEEPADRPGAVELKDPKGHVVFENVSFGYRPDVPILQDVSFESPQGTSTALVGPTGAGKTTVVNLLTRFYDVTGGTIYLDGRDIRDYTRDSLRKSFGIVLQDTYLFSGTIKENIKYGRPDATDEEVETAAKMANADVFIKRLPKQYDTQLSENGSNLSQGQRQLLAIARVILAKPGLLILDEATSSIDTRTELHIQEALLQIQQGRTSFLIAHRLNTIRDADTIMVVDQGHIVEQGSHDQLIEQQGRYYNMFVNQFKNLESALEDDEKGRGLA
- a CDS encoding polysaccharide deacetylase family protein; the protein is MIKKRFRSGLSLLVVLAALQVSAVGSASAGQVVQVTEGIQYAVKLPRPYVIRTATRSEVWTSEVPILEYHAFSKQQKQDVWYVAADAFEKQLRYLAEHGYNSISFQDLAKAWYENRPLPPKPVILSIDDGYMNNYTIAYPLLKKYKMKAVIFLTTNMIGADANHVGWREIQEMEASGLVTFEAHGVSHQYLTKIPEAQARREVFEAKRVLDERLEHPVVAFSYPGGYNSPKIRSTVKEAGYLFGTVAKGGYASMSQGAYELHRIIVNGKEPPYQFVKSLK
- a CDS encoding NUDIX domain-containing protein; amino-acid sequence: MGGSWEDSYTGQLRKRVGHQKLIIPSVRAVILNEQGDALYIARRGEGSWGMPAGSIELEETIFQCLQREVLEETGLRVLSAVPFAVYTSPDLSITNRFGDAYQLFEFAFRVEEWTGELVQETDETVGAKFFPLDDVPEIRDPFWKTHHERVIADLKAFQGQLLLK
- a CDS encoding LytTR family DNA-binding domain-containing protein encodes the protein MNLQAYQQMVSSISQLLPAEASIALSDQSQYLLYRPSGAINLNIHPGDPLKHGSIAEQTLAAGNKVAHFVSPELFGVPYYGLGTPLYDEHNRVIGAMTLIVPPERSHLFPAIPRVEYIAGHADNRIVPVHESEIAYFSSNEGTTYMHTQTEVFKVKQTLQALEWLLPSHQFIRCHRAFLVNIGWIGEIQRHFHSTFLLRMKDEPESKLPVSQKYASAFRSLLGF
- a CDS encoding N-acetylmuramoyl-L-alanine amidase: MPKRICIDPGHGGYDPGAVAKGVREKDITLKIGLQLRDLLRKAGFEVLMTREADVSPGGYPQVAADLRERCRIANTKQVDVFLSLHVNAGGGRGAEIYVYGQGGPIASLAKGVITGVSTICGTHGQAVRDGGPNGTGFAVICNTEADAMLLEIGFIDSDDLQKIQANLDKFAPLICRAFCEFYKLKVPDDRADDQEPPVPQMLDRQAVDLVIAQLGALTKTGTDEVLVACNYAANSLRRALSLPITQNKGIPTPRAADRVIDVLGALWMCAEDEDIQDAYHYAADALRAVQSQRFIG
- a CDS encoding acetamidase/formamidase family protein, yielding MYRVSKRELIYAMSAEHAPVLTVEDGARVVFETCDCFENQITATDTPFAELDWDRINPATGPVFVEGAEPGDILQVQIEQIAIGDRGVMVTGPGLGVIGDLLEENVIRMIPIQDGTAVFSERLSLPLNPMIGVIGTAPAGDPVSCGTPDRHGGNMDCKVIREGTTLYLPVNVPGALFALGDLHAAMGDGEVGVCGVEIAGEVTVTLTVVKGKTWPLPMAKTDTHLYTIASAHLLDDAASTATRNMVQYLETECGLNKHEAGALLSIGGNLQICQVVDPLKTCRFELPLAILEKLQHE
- a CDS encoding acetyl-CoA hydrolase/transferase family protein produces the protein MMEQRIRNRAFFDKIMSSEQASLLIKDGMTVGLSGFTRSGDAKVVPLALADRVQKSGEQLKINLITGASIGDEVDGVLAEAGLIHKRLPFQNERKMRGKINAGELLFIDQHLSHTAEQVRSGFLPPIDVAILEIVAITEEGFIIPSTSVGNSSIFAELAGQIILELNVAQPLGLEGLHDIYEPGQRGQRQPIPMTSVEQRIGTPYIKIDPDKVAAVVITEKSDSTSAIKAPDEETEVMAGHLIDFFEQEVKKGRLPRSLAPLQSGIGSVANAVLHGFLKSDCTDLEVYSEVLQDAVFDLMDAGKVKFASACSITLSPERAADVIPNIDKYRDRILLRPQEISNHPEIIRRLGLICINTAIECDIYGNVNSTHVMGTNMMNGIGGSGDFARNALLGVFVTKSTAKDGKISSIVPFVSHVDHTEHDVDLIVTEQGLADLRGLAPRERAKVVINNCAHPLYKDALLDYYNAAVKRGGHTPHLLEEALGWHANYLQTGSMM